In Tribolium castaneum strain GA2 chromosome 4, icTriCast1.1, whole genome shotgun sequence, one DNA window encodes the following:
- the LOC661958 gene encoding ubiquitin-like protein 7 has product MAGASVVLGIWDSFQYQSYKIENVDLDNKVELLKNEAVKKLNTAKVSFDLVYCGLVLEEENTLSSYGVKPGVTIHIVKKNAPPSAPRGRALTETEVQQLVVAFRAFTLSSGYRAALQRLSRPEVLETIIAATPGLADDPAAIAIIQDPELIVHMADPDTVRRVADKHPSLIEAANYIAAHIHEEQANADSSQAGTSTGYSYSLEALSDDEEMDTSIREPHPLTRNTSYNAITAAQLAAAIANATNTAFNTNSAGMPSTPSSSNVITNEMFSNAIQQAVGSLGGLGAANPPNRGEEESLETITRRLQPQLQQMHEIGLRNDSVNIRALQATSGDVEAAIDLVFNGAID; this is encoded by the exons atgGCGGGTGCTAGTGTTGTTTTAGGAATCTGGGATTCCTTCCAATATCAAAGTTATAAAATCGAAAATGTCGATTTGGACAACAAAGTCGAACTCCTAAAGAATGAAgcagtcaaaaaattaaacaccgCAAAAGTGTCATTCG atttggTCTATTGTGGCCTTGTTTTGGAAGAAGAGAACACTTTATCCTCGTATGGGGTAAAGCCGGGGGTGACAATACACATCGTAAAAAAGAATGCACCTCCTAGCGCCCCCAGAGGCAGAGCTTTGACTGAGACAGAAGTCCAACAACTTGTGGTTGCATTTCGGGCTTTTACTTTATCATCCGGATATCGCGCCGCTTTACAA AGATTGTCTCGTCCCGAAGTATTGGAAACAATAATCGCAGCAACGCCAGGCCTTGCTGATGACCCTGCAGCCATTGCAATCATCCAAGACCCTGAATTAATAGTGCACATGGCAGACCCTGACACTGTTAGGAGGGTAGCAGACAAACACCCTTCTTTGATTGAAGCAGCAAATTACATTGCTGCTCATATCCACGAAGAGCAAGCAAATGCTGACTCCTCGCAAGCTGGCACAAGCACTGGTTATTCGTACTCGCTTGAGGCACTGTCAGACGACGAAGAAATGGATACCTCAATAAGAGAACCGCATCCTTTGACTAGAAATACTAGTTACAATGCTATAACAGCAGCACAATTGGCTGCAGCTATCGCAAACGCTACCAACACTGCTTTCAACACCAACAGTGCCGGAATGCCTTCAACACCGAGCTCGTCGAACGTTATCACAAACGAGATGTTTAGTAACGCTATTCAACAAGCTGTGGGGTCTCTGGGCGGTTTGGGCGCTGCCAACCCGCCAAATAGAGGGGAAGAAGAAAGTTTGGAAACTATCACGAGAAGGTTACAACCCCAATTGCAACAAATGCACGAGATTGGATTAAGGAACGATTCGGTTAATATTAGGGCACTTCAGGCGACTTCAGGGGACGTTGAAGCGGCCATTGACTTGGTTTTCAACGGTGCTATTGATTAA
- the RpS15 gene encoding small ribosomal subunit protein uS19 produces MADKADEQVKKKRTFKKFTYRGVDLDQLLDLPNEQLMELMHCRARRRFSRGLKRKPMALVKKLRKAKKEAPPLEKPEIVKTHLRNMIIVPEMVGSIVGVYNGKAFTQVEIKPEMIGHYLGEFSLTYKPVKHGRPGIGATHSSRFIPLK; encoded by the exons ATGGCTGATAAG GCTGACGAACAAGTTAAGAAGAAGAGgaccttcaaaaaatttacctaCCGGGGCGTGGACTTGGACCAACTGCTAGATTTGCCCAA TGAACAGCTTATGGAATTGATGCACTGCCGCGCCCGGCGGCGTTTCAGCCGCGGCCTTAAGCGCAAACCAATGGCTCTGGTCAAAAAACTCCGCAAGGCTAAAAAAGAAGCTCCTCCACTAGAAAAGCCCGAAATTGTCAAGACACATTTGCGCAACATGATCATCGTCCCGGAAATGGTCGGTTCTATTGTTGGTGTTTACAACGGCAAAGCCTTCACTCAGGTTGAAATTAAACCTGAAATGATTGGACACTACCTTGGCGAATTCTCCCTCACTTACAAACCTGTGAAGCACGGCAGGCCAGGTATTGGTGCCACTCACAGCTCTAGGTTCATTCCTCTCAAGTAA
- the Sirt6 gene encoding NAD-dependent protein deacetylase Sirt6: MSCNYADGLSPYEHKGVLGAPERFEPPERVQEKCEMLADWIRNARHVVLHTGAGISTSAGIPDFRGPNGVWTLEKQGKKPNIDISFKDAIPTKTHMAIKKLVEENYVHYIISQNIDGLHLKSGITRKYIAELHGNMFVEQCNFCDSQFVRNLPTATVGKKCLEINCKRILRGRPCRGKLCDTILDWEHNLPEKDLEMSDYHSSVADLNICLGTTLQIVPSGNLPLRCKKFGGKVVIINLQPTKHDKKADLIINTYVDDVLEKVMKRLGLEIVEYCEKGDPTVNSLEGLNWNITKCNIKEVKALYDLYCKKTKKRKLEMKKQRDSKTKKEEKTEIIDLM, translated from the exons atgtcttgtaattacGCCGATGGATTGTCTCCTTACGAGCATAAGGGTGTGTTAGGGGCCCCTGAG cGTTTTGAACCCCCTGAGAGGGTGCAAGAAAAGTGCGAAATGTTAGCTGACTGGATTCGAAACGCAAGACATGTCGTACTGCACACAGGTGCAGGTATTAGCACTTCTGCAGGTATTCCAGATTTCAGGGGGCCTAATGGAGTCTGGACTTTGGAAAAGCAAGGCAAGAAGCCAAACATTGATATCTCTTTCAAAGACGCGATTCCGACGAAAACCCACATGGCTATAAAAAAACTGGTTGAAGAAAATTACGTCCATTACATAATTAGCCAAAATATTGACGGTTTGCATCTGAAAAGTGGAATCACCAGGAAATACATTGCAGAATTGCACGGAAATATGTTTGTTGAACAATGCAATTTTTGCGACAGCCAGTTTGTGCGGAATTTGCCAACTGCGActgttggaaaaaaatgtctCGAGATTAATTGTAAGAGGATACTGAGGGGGAGACCTTGCAGGGGGAAACTGTGTGATACAATCCTTGACTGGGAACACAACTTGCCTGAAAAAGACTTGGAAATGTCAGACTACCACTCCAG tgtggcagatttaaatatttgtttgggCACTACTTTACAAATCGTTCCGAGCGGAAATTTGCCACTCAGGTGCAAAAAGTTCGGGGGGAAAGTTGTCATAATCAACTTGCAACCTACAAAACAC GACAAAAAGGctgatttaataattaacacttATGTTGACGATGTGTTGGAAAAAGTCATGAAGAGATTGGGATTAGAAATCGTCGAATATTGCGAAAAAGGCGATCCTACAGTGAATTCTCTTGAAGGACTTAATTGGAACATCACAAAATGTAATATTAAAGAAGTCAAGGCGCTGTATGACTTGTACTGTAAGAAAACAAAGAAGAGAAAACTGGAAATGAAGAAACAACGTGACTCTAAGACgaaaaaagaagagaaaacCGAAATCATTGATTTAATGTAA
- the Cbp80 gene encoding nuclear cap-binding protein subunit 1: MSRRRPHEEEDGYDRAYRKRRRVSENQEIEDRLESLILRVGEKSTSSLESNLEGLASVLEADLSTFRVKILRILTDCAIKMPEKCTIYTTLVGLLNVKNYNFGGDFVEYMVKNFKESLKNCKWDAARYALRFLADLVNCHVVSAPSLLQLLDNMIDAANEDNVPQVRRDWYVFAILSTLPWVGRELYEKKEQALEHLLVQIEVFLNKRTKKHHNALRVWAIDTPHPQEEYLDCLWSQIRKLRQDNWAEKHIPRPYLAFDSILCEALQHSLPSILPPPHHDSYQYPMPWVTFRLFDYTDCPEGPILPGAHSIERFLIEEHIHSIIEMYHLERKDCAAHLLNFPYKLKIPLEYCIVECIFAELFHMPTPRYLEIAYGAILIELCKLQPSTMPQVLAQATEMLFMRIDSMNVSCFDRFVGWFSYHLSNFQFRWSWEDWDSCLTLDMEHPKPKFIRETMLKCMRLSYHQRIREILPDSFSCFIPAKPEPDYKYAKEGAASLPGTTAAHQLVVSIRQKCTPEEVLGVLKDLPNPRSEEETDSRFNPLKIDVFVQTLLNLGSKSFSHSFAAISKFLYVFKILAESEEAQICVLRNMFELWHHHQQMMVVLVDKMLKIQIVECSAVANWIFSKEMTAEFTKMYLWEILHLTIKKMNRHVIKLGGELAEAREKLARAESSESESEDEDSKKKQSDNEKPTEEYVERMEEKLEAAQADQKNLFLIIFQRFIMILSEHLVRCDTDGRDYNTHWYKWTIGRLQQVFLAHHEQVQKYSSTLETLLFTQDLDPHILEVFQQFVSLRA; this comes from the exons ATGAGTCGTCGACGCCCTCACGAAGAAGAGGACGGCTATG ACCGTGCCTACCGCAAACGGCGCCGAGTCTCCGAAAATCAAGAGATCGAGGACCGCCTGGAGTCCCTCATTCTCCGAGTCGGTGAAAAAAGCACCTCCTCACTAGAATCCAACTTGGAGGGCCTAGCCAGTGTCCTAGAGGCCGACTTATCCACATTTCGGGTCAAAATATTGCGAATTTTAACGGACTGTGCCATCAAAATGCCGGAAAAATGCACGATTTACACGACTCTGGTCGGCCTCCTTAACGTGAAAAACTACAATTTCGGGGGCGATTTTGTCGAGTACATGGTGAAGAATTTTAAGGAGTCTTTGAAGAATTGCAAGTGGGACGCGGCGAGATATGCGTTACGGTTTTTGGCCGACTTGGTCAACTGTCACGTCGTTTCGGCCCCCTCTTTGCTCCAGCTGTTGGACAACATGATTGACGCCGCCAACGAAGACAACGTCCCGCAA GTCCGTCGCGATTGGTACGTTTTCGCCATTTTGAGCACACTACCATGGGTGGGCCGCGAGCTGTACGAAAAGAAGGAGCAAGCCTTGGAGCATCTCCTAGTACAAATTGAAGTTTTCTTAAACAAGAGGACCAAGAAACACCACAACGCCTTAAGGGTCTGGGCTATTGACACTCCCCACCCTCAGGAGGAGTACCTCGATTGTTTGTGGTCCCAAATTCGTAAATTGAGACAAGACAACTGGGCGGAGAAGCACATTCCTCGCCCGTACTTAGCGTTTGATTCAATTCTGTGCGAGGCTTTACAGCACAGTTTGCCCTCAATCCTCCCTCCTCCACACCACGATTCGTACCAGTACCCCATGCCTTGGGTCACTTTCCGCTTGTTTGATTATACCGACTGCCCGGAAGGGCCGATCCTCCCGGGGGCTCACTCAATCGAGCGATTTTTAATCGAGGAACACATTCATTCAATCATCGAAATGTACCACTTGGAGAGAAAAGATTGCGCGGCACATCTTTTGAATTTCCCGTACAAACTCAAAATTCCACTCGAGTATTGCATAGTCGAGTGCATTTTCGCCGAACTGTTTCATATGCCGACGCCTCGGTACTTGGAAATTGCCTATGGGGCTATTTTGATCGAATTGTGTAAACTACAACCGTCGACAATGCCACAGGTTTTGGCCCAAGCGACCGAAATGTTGTTCATGAGGATTGATTCAATGAACGTGTCGTGTTTTGACCGATTTGTCGGTTGGTTTTCGTATCATTTgagtaattttcaatttcgGTGGTCGTGGGAGGATTGGGATAGTTGTTTGACGCTCGATATGGAGCACCCCAAGCCCAAGTTTATCAGGGAAACGATGTTAAAATGCATGAG ACTGTCGTACCATCAAAGAATTAGGGAGATTCTTCCAGATTCGTTCAGTTGTTTCATCCCAGCGAAGCCGGAGCCCGACTACAAATACGCGAAGGAGGGGGCTG CGTCACTTCCGGGTACTACGGCTGCCCATCAATTGGTGGTGTCAATACGTCAGAAGTGCACCCCCGAGGAGGTCCTAGGGGTGCTTAAGGACCTCCCAAACCCCCGTTCAGAAGAAGAGACTGATAGCAGATTTAATCCTCTCAAAATCGACGTTTTTGTGCAAACTCTACTCAACTTAGGGTCGAAGAGCTTCTCGCACAGTTTTGCAGCGATTTCCAAGTTTCTTTACGTTTTTAAG aTTTTAGCAGAGTCGGAGGAAGCTCAAATTTGCGTTTTACGAAACATGTTCGAATTGTGGCACCACCACCAACAAATGATGGTCGTTTTAGTTGacaaaatgttgaaaattcaaattgtCGAGTGTTCAGCGGTCGCTAATTGGATTTTTTCCAAAGAGATGACGGCCGAATTCACCAAAATGTacttgtgggaaattttacatctgactattaaaaaaatgaacagaCACGTGATTAAGCTAGGGGGTGAACTAGCTGAAGCTAGAGAGAAACTAGCACGGGCTGAAAGCAGCGAAAGTGAGTCTGAAGATGAGGATTCGAAGAAGAAGCAATCTGATAACGAGAAACCAACTGAAGAGTATGTTGAAAGGATGGAAGAGAAGTTGGAAGCGGCACAAGCCGATCAGAAAAACTTGTTCCTGATTATTTTCCAGAGGTTTATAATGATACTGTCTGAACATTTGGTCAGGTGTGACACGGATGGGCGCGACTATAACACCCATTGGTACAAGTGGACAATTGGGAGGCTCCAACAAGTGTTTCTAGcg CATCATGAACAAGTTCAGAAATACAGTTCTACGTTGGAAACGCTGCTGTTTACCCAAGACTTGGACCCACACATTCTCGAAGTATTCCAACAGTTCGTCTCTTTGAgagcttaa
- the LOC135265851 gene encoding mucin-2-like, whose protein sequence is MGHFEIIFILLLTLQLWETVSITRPVRNFHPPTDWELGLRESVHQALLREHYTDPGLRDRLLAAPFINRQDDASPFGDIAVLARGQLYITPEGFKFVQDVDCDCQRCLTSPQCQWKTFGHHKLLALWTVKRIRHRDPHYGHVYEIEYTISPITHTISEDLVKRHGFFNYNVPGHIFVIKSDPGVNTVGQKEWFKKEEDHGHYKPGILIQMTPDGYKHVLHSFPGFFTSYHDQTTIDPKEYELYKKLIESLAAKTSSGPHRFSVTTPTTTTFVVSEGQLIPITTLPTQSYTKSPKPITTIHYYTPVETTTEKQDESFDIFSEALRTTTTKKITTSEERVNLFPVSPTEPMKPVTEVPKHTRPDSISEQLPAPDRNVETTIPYVTTTQPSVRKEESTTIEKVPYTEQKTTIIGPFTTERVKSTTFYTTVPKSSTVIEAVPVRTLHTSTSPKTTSTSPKTTTIIEAVPVRTLHTSTTFLPSSSPKTSSYETTVIEAVPVRTLRPTTGHDTTFSTSSSPKTTSYGTTVIEAVPVRTLHTSTNQGTTFLPPSSPKTSYRTTLVEEVPVRTLHTSSSPKTTTTIQTIPTTTPYGSTTIVEAVPVTTLQGSTIIEAVPITTPYLSTSYGTTVVEAVPTTTHPKNTYETIAKTPSYETTIPEIVPTTTRSRTSYGTTLGEPESVTTHPKPTTVTEFYFESKPKTTVTQQKFTIPTTTTYYTQTPTQYLKEATFTTKKVPRVTITTPSDDFLLDSDIEKKPKIPEKKDFDVDDIFGTVSTKSSTEPIETTTKQLIQSDVSRALFGRAKQVKISSKIRKSTNRPKIIYGNFYAPSTPNPTNTLLGTTVDTDGYETTTEIRPSTDQSISTSISFEVNKRNKSEDTTASSTSETKKVFDDLALQLVNHARTIDYLQKKPSRQPKYRRRSFATRKRSQRKNTKSAN, encoded by the exons ATGGGACACTTCGAAATAATCTTCATTTTACTCTTG ACTCTCCAACTATGGGAAACTGTATCAATCACTCGACCCGTGCGAAACTTTCATCCTCCCACCGACTGGGAATTGGGGCTGCGTGAGTCCGTGCATCAGGCCCTCCTCCGGGAACACTACACCGACCCGGGGCTCCGCGACCGCCTCCTGGCAGCCCCTTTTATCAACCGACAGGACGACGCAAGTCCTTTCGGAGACATCGCCGTTCTGGCACGAGGACAACTCTACATAACCCCTGAAGGTTTCAAATTTGTTCAAGACGTGGACTGTGATTGTCAAAGATGCCTCACGTCGCCCCAATGCCAGTGGAAAACCTTCGGTCACCATAAACTACTCGCACTGTGGACGGTGAAGCGGATAAGACATCGGGACCCCCATTATGGGCACGTGTACGAAATCGAGTACACGATTTCGCCCATCACGCACACCATCAGCGAGGATTTGGTCAAAAGACATGGGTTTTTTAACTATAACGTCCCGGGACACATTTTCGTGATTAAGAGCGATCCGGGTGTGAACACAGTTGGACAAAAAGAGTGGTTCAAGAAAGAGGAAGATCATGGACACTACAAACCCggaattttaatacaaatgaCCCCGGATGGGTACAAACACGTGTTGCACAGTTTTCCCGGATTTTTCACTTCATACCACGACCAAACAACAATCGATCCAAAAGAATACGAActgtacaaaaaattgatcgAGTCATTGGCGGCGAAAACATCAAGTGGGCCTCACCGATTCTCAGTTACGACTCCTACGACTACGACTTTTGTCGTAAGTGAAGGACAATTAATCCCGATTACGACTTTACCGACCCAAAGTTATACAAAGTCGCCGAAACCCATCACAACCATTCATTATTACACTCCGGTTGAGACAACAACGGAAAAACAAGACGagagttttgatattttttcggAGGCGTTACGCACAACTactacgaaaaaaattacgacAAGTGAAGAACGAGTTAATTTGTTCCCGGTTAGTCCAACCGAACCGATGAAACCGGTTACGGAAGTTCCGAAACACACACGACCGGATTCAATCAGTGAACAACTTCCAGCCCCTGATCGAAACGTTGAAACTACAATTCCGTACGTTACCACGACTCAACCTTCGGTTAGGAAAGAAGAAAGTACCACAATTGAAAAAGTACCGTATACAGAGCAGAAAACTACAATTATTGGGCCCTTTACGACCGAGAGGGTTAAAAGTACTACGTTTTATACCACTGTACCGAAAAGTAGTACGGTGATTGAGGCGGTACCCGTTAGGACTTTACACACTTCAACCAGTCCCAAAACCACTTCGACTAGCCCCAAAACAACTACTATAATAGAAGCAGTTCCCGTCAGAACTCTGCACACGTCAACCACTTTTCTACCATCGTCTAGCCCCAAGACTAGTAGTTATGAAACCACAGTAATAGAAGCAGTACCCGTTCGAACTTTACGACCTACAACTGGTCATGATACCACTTTTTCCACATCATCCAGCCCCAAAACCACCAGTTATGGAACCACTGTGATAGAAGCAGTGCCAGTCAGAACTTTGCACACTTCAACCAATCAAGGCACTACTTTTCTACCACCGTCTAGCCCCAAAACTAGTTACAGAACGACTCTAGTAGAAGAAGTACCAGTTAGAACGCTACACACTTCAAGTAGTCCTAAAACTACTACCACAATCCAAACAATACCCACTACAACTCCATATGGTTCAACTACTATAGTAGAAGCTGTACCAGTCACAACCCTGCAAGGTTCTACTATCATAGAGGCGGTACCTATCACAACTCCATACCTGTCAACTAGTTATGGTACGACTGTAGTAGAGGCGGTACCCACTACAACTCACCCGAAAAATACGTACGAGACAATAGCAAAAACACCCAGTTATGAAACCACTATACCAGAGATAGTACCTACGACCACTCGGAGTCGAACGAGTTATGGTACCACTTTAGGAGAACCCGAATCTGTGACAACCCACCCTAAACCCACCACAGTCACGGAATTTTATTTCGAATCAAAGCCAAAAACAACAGTAACGCAACAAAAATTCACAATCCCTACGACTACCACTTATTATACGCAAACCCCGACTCAATACTTAAAAGAAGCGACTTTCACGACAAAGAAAGTACCTCGAGTGACCATAACTACCCCAAGCGACGATTTCTTGCTCGATTCAGACATCGagaaaaaaccgaaaataCCCGAGAAAAAAGATTTCGACGTCGATGATATTTTCGGAACAGTGTCGACAAAATCGAGTACCGAACCAATAGAAACCACCACGAAACAATTGATACAATCTGATGTTTCCCGGGCTTTATTCGGGCGCgcaaaacaagtaaaaatcagttcgaaaataagaaaatcaaCGAACCGAccgaaaattatttatggaaATTTCTACGCCCCCTCGACTCCCAATCCCACTAATACCCTTTTGGGTACTACTGTGGATACGGATGGATACGAGACGACGACCGAAATTCGGCCCTCGACCGATCAGAGCATCAGCACGTCGATAAGTTTCGAAGTAAATAAGAGAAATAAATCGGAGGATACAACAGCGTCAAGTACAAGCGAAACGAAAAAAGTTTTCGACGATCTAGCCCTCCAATTAGTGAATCATGCCCGAACTATCGATTACTTACAGAAAAAACCGTCAAGACAGCCGAAATATCGCAGACGAAGCTTTGCGACGCGAAAACGAAGTCAGAGAAAAAATACTAAGAGTGCGAATTGA